Genomic DNA from Candidatus Sulfurimonas marisnigri:
CACATGTAAGAATCGGTATCCTATTATGACGTATTGGGTTGTCTGCATTAGATGTTGCTTCAACAATAAGCTTTTTATCTTCGTTGATGCTCAACCATACCCATCCAGAACCGAAATGTCCTGCTGCTGTACTGATAAATTCTTCTTTAAAGGCTTCTATTGAGCCAAAACAACTCTTTATAAGGTCAGATAGCTCCACTGATGGATCAGTAGCTGTACCACTAAGCCCATGCCAATAAAAATCATGGTTACACACCTGTGCTGCATTGTTAAAAATCGCACCATCAGCATTTTTCACTATATACTCAAGTGACTTATTTGAGTACTCAGTCCCCTCTGTAAGAGCGTTTAGTTTGTTTACATAAGCTAAATGGTGTTTGCCATAATGGTAGCTTATGGTCTCAACAGATATGTACGGTTCCAAAGCATTTGTTTCATAAGGCAATTGCATCAATTCAAATTTCATATTATACTCCTCAATATAAAATATTAACTATTAATTATATCTAATAATAATGCACAATGTATATAAATTCTACTGAGGCACTCACTATCTCTTAAACGTATACTTACACCGACGAGGTTATATTAGTGTAAATCTTTATAGGTATTTCTAATTTTATTAATCTCTTCAAAGTTGTCAAAAAATATATCTACGAGTTTTGGATCAAAGTGCTTTGCACTATTTGCTCTGAAAAGCTCAAAGATCGCTTCATCCTTCCACGCTTTTTTGTAGCATCAGTCTGAGCCAAGTGCATCAAAAACATCTGCAACAGCTGTTATTTGTCCGTATATATGAATCTCTTCACCTTTTAGTTTTCTTGGATAACCACTGCCGTCATATTTTTCATGATGCTCATGTGCAACTATTGCAGCAGCTTTTAGAATGTCACGATTAGAGTGTTCTAACATCTCATAACCTAGCTTTGCATGTGTTTTCATAATTGTAAATTCAGAGTCTGTCAGCTTTCCTGGTTTATTTAATATATTATCAGGAATTGCCACCTTTCCTATATTGTGCATTGGACTGCATAGTCTAAGAAGTTTTGCTTCAGCAGTAGATAGACCGGCTTTTAATGCAAGAAGTTCAGAGTATGCAGCAACACGTTTTACATGCTTTCCAGTCTCTTTAGAACGTGTCTCAGTAATTGAACCCATTGTAAAGAGCACCTCTTTTTGTGTATCAGTTATCTCATTGTTTAAATTTTCAATATCTTCTATCCCCCTGCCTTATGGATATCCTCATACTATTTATTGCATTTGATATCTCACCAAGTTCATCTGAACGTATAATGTTTAGCTCATCATCAAAATTACCATCTTTTATTTTATTTTATTTATGGACTATACTATTGTTAGGGTATCTTTTTTTAGTAGTTTTCCAAAGAATATTGCTACAAAGACAACAACAAATAAAAAGAATAGACCTATATATAAAACCTCAATAAGAACCTTGTCCTCTATTACCCCCTGCACATAGTAACCGAGTCTTGGTATAGAAATATCTCATTTCTAACTGTTGAATTTAATAAAAAGAGCTTCTCTAAAAATTATATGAAAAACAAAAACTATAGAGAAGTTAAAAAGTATTTGAGAAGGTCTAAGCCCGTCTATAAAAGAACACACATTTGTACAGTAGTTTTGCATAAATATAAGAGATAAAAGTGAGGAGAGATATAAAATAATACGAATACGCCACGTTATTAATTTTTTAAAATGTTGTGAGTCTGTCATTGCTCTATTTCCTAGATATTTAATTTAAAAATCATCTAAATAAACTGCTCTCGGTATAGGCAAATTAATATGAGAAGAGCATTAAATATTTAACTACCTAACTAAGTGTAGCATCTAGGATTTTTATTGGTAAAATACCATTAGGGCCTCTTTTATTTTTAATTTTTTCTTCTAAATTGAAAAGAAGTTTTTTGATTTCACTTTTTGATTTATCAAAATCTAATTTTGTTTTTTCTGTTTCACGGCAACGCCTACCAAGAGATTCACGTTTACGACTTTTTAAATGTTGAATAGTAAGTATATCGTGTCCGTCTTCATCTTTTTG
This window encodes:
- a CDS encoding HD-GYP domain-containing protein, which translates into the protein MGSITETRSKETGKHVKRVAAYSELLALKAGLSTAEAKLLRLCSPMHNIGKVAIPDNILNKPGKLTDSEFTIMKTHAKLGYEMLEHSNRDILKAAAIVAHEHHEKYDGSGYPRKLKGEEIHIYGQITAVADVFDALGSD
- a CDS encoding superoxide dismutase is translated as MKFELMQLPYETNALEPYISVETISYHYGKHHLAYVNKLNALTEGTEYSNKSLEYIVKNADGAIFNNAAQVCNHDFYWHGLSGTATDPSVELSDLIKSCFGSIEAFKEEFISTAAGHFGSGWVWLSINEDKKLIVEATSNADNPIRHNRIPILTCDVWEHAYYIDYRNMRPEYLEKWWKLINWQFVSDNFANVEK
- a CDS encoding HAMP domain-containing protein, which translates into the protein MKDGNFDDELNIIRSDELGEISNAINSMRISIRQGDRRY